A single region of the Stenotrophomonas sp. Marseille-Q4652 genome encodes:
- the gspL gene encoding type II secretion system protein GspL, with product MKPICLLVLPRNDQHPAHWWRLADDQLQHGQLLAGQRLPAGPDNEHVVLALSGEQVVVRWLDLPAHSPAQARTAGANALADDLLAPPETLHAAAQRDGTHWQLMLCAPQVLEDALARARALGVSPAQVIPDSLLLPVNADSADGVLAEHQGLWLWRSQQQAVTAEPALIQRCLTQTPATVLPLAAQLDLHRLPESNLLQGRFAPGQQQVPLAGRRLGIAVAALVLALPLVIAAHGAGLRWQASQTQQQSLALARQHPGIGADNPDPIASVHARAAQREQRQQQWSLLRAGLQAVQASPDVALEQLQLGDGRLILELQPATATALAQLHTQLRQQGLAAQSSADPATSTTLIITAQELP from the coding sequence ATGAAACCGATCTGTCTGCTCGTTTTACCCCGCAATGACCAGCACCCGGCGCACTGGTGGCGGCTGGCCGATGACCAGCTCCAGCACGGCCAGCTGCTGGCTGGCCAGCGCCTGCCGGCCGGGCCGGACAATGAACATGTGGTGCTGGCCCTTTCCGGCGAGCAGGTAGTGGTGCGCTGGCTGGACCTCCCCGCGCACAGCCCGGCCCAGGCGCGCACCGCCGGCGCCAATGCCCTGGCCGATGACCTGCTTGCCCCGCCCGAGACCCTGCACGCAGCAGCCCAGCGCGATGGCACGCACTGGCAACTGATGCTGTGCGCCCCGCAGGTGCTGGAGGACGCACTGGCCCGGGCCCGGGCCCTTGGTGTCAGCCCGGCACAGGTGATTCCCGACAGCCTGTTGTTGCCGGTCAATGCCGACAGCGCTGATGGCGTCCTGGCCGAGCACCAGGGGCTGTGGCTCTGGCGCAGCCAGCAGCAGGCGGTGACGGCCGAGCCGGCGCTGATCCAGCGCTGCCTGACCCAGACACCGGCAACGGTGCTGCCACTGGCCGCACAGCTGGACCTGCATCGACTGCCGGAGAGCAACTTGCTGCAGGGCCGCTTTGCCCCCGGCCAGCAGCAGGTGCCGCTGGCCGGACGCCGGCTCGGCATCGCCGTGGCCGCACTGGTGCTGGCACTGCCGCTGGTCATTGCCGCCCATGGCGCCGGCCTGCGCTGGCAAGCCAGCCAGACCCAGCAGCAGAGCCTGGCGCTGGCCCGCCAGCATCCGGGCATTGGCGCCGACAACCCCGACCCGATCGCCAGCGTGCATGCACGGGCCGCGCAACGGGAACAGCGCCAGCAGCAGTGGTCGTTGCTGCGTGCCGGACTGCAGGCGGTGCAGGCCAGCCCGGACGTGGCGCTGGAACAGCTGCAACTGGGTGATGGCCGTTTGATCCTGGAGCTGCAACCGGCCACGGCCACCGCGCTGGCGCAGCTGCACACGCAACTGCGCCAGCAGGGGCTGGCCGCCCAGTCGTCCGCCGACCCGGCCACCAGCACCACGCTGATCATCACTGCCCAGGAGCTGCCATGA
- the gspM gene encoding type II secretion system protein GspM — protein MNLSSATGQQRSAGLSRLQGWWQQRARREQAMLLTMLLAISGFVAWYGLLAPLLRWQTQGQQQLDQARRQQQQLHSSLQALEQHTQQPEVLLQQWQASLADSGLQLAQHSSDAGQGLSMETAPGKAQALTGWLAQLPAAQLPDQLQLWRGNGSLQARLQRQPVGSHATPTSQK, from the coding sequence ATGAACCTTTCCAGTGCAACCGGCCAGCAGCGCAGCGCTGGCCTTTCCCGCCTGCAGGGCTGGTGGCAGCAGCGCGCCCGGCGTGAACAGGCCATGCTGTTGACGATGCTGCTGGCGATCAGCGGCTTTGTGGCCTGGTACGGCCTGCTGGCCCCGCTGCTGCGTTGGCAGACCCAGGGCCAGCAGCAGCTTGACCAGGCCCGCCGGCAACAGCAGCAACTGCACAGCAGCCTGCAGGCGCTGGAGCAACACACCCAGCAACCGGAGGTCCTGCTGCAGCAGTGGCAGGCTTCGTTGGCCGACAGCGGTCTGCAACTGGCACAGCACAGCAGCGATGCCGGACAGGGGCTGAGCATGGAAACCGCCCCTGGCAAGGCGCAGGCACTGACCGGCTGGCTGGCGCAACTGCCTGCCGCGCAACTGCCCGACCAGCTGCAGCTGTGGCGCGGCAATGGTTCACTGCAGGCGCGGCTGCAGCGCCAGCCAGTCGGCAGCCATGCCACACCGACGTCACAAAAATGA
- a CDS encoding porin, which yields MNRTTPLYLAFVASLLAVPATQAAVKIGSVGQTDLSLEGLLQADGNWYSSDQRDLGDDRLRMRRAELVLKGDGPGPLDWTLGWDAKAEKFLDANVRARWQDADLKHSLRVGQFKQPNSLEELSSTGANDFIAKATATSTYAIGRRLGLGYELGGQRWGISASVFGDELTNGLAEGNGQALRGWWLPHAGAGNTVHLGINHARHDLPADTLRLRARPNADLADVRLIDTGRLPGTDRLATTGVEALWLAGPWKLQGEYFTATGKRQAGADLDSHGGYASAVYNLGGHAWSYSGGVPSPPKAGSLAGGLWQLGARYDQLDLDDGTVAGGKQQALTLGVNYWYGAHSKFALNWVKLRSERFDAATGSTLSDDPDILEARIQLYW from the coding sequence ATGAACCGTACAACCCCGTTGTACCTGGCATTTGTCGCCAGTCTGCTCGCCGTGCCTGCCACCCAGGCGGCGGTGAAGATCGGCAGCGTCGGTCAGACCGACCTCAGCCTCGAAGGCCTGCTCCAGGCCGATGGCAACTGGTATTCCTCCGACCAGCGCGACCTGGGCGATGACCGCCTGCGCATGCGCCGGGCCGAGCTGGTGCTCAAGGGCGATGGCCCCGGCCCGCTGGACTGGACCCTGGGCTGGGATGCCAAGGCCGAAAAATTCCTCGATGCCAATGTGCGTGCGCGCTGGCAGGACGCTGACCTCAAGCACAGCCTGCGCGTGGGCCAGTTCAAGCAGCCCAACTCGCTGGAAGAGCTCAGCAGCACCGGCGCCAACGATTTCATCGCCAAGGCCACGGCCACCTCGACCTACGCGATCGGCCGGCGGCTGGGCCTGGGCTACGAGCTGGGCGGCCAGCGCTGGGGCATCAGCGCCAGTGTGTTCGGCGATGAGCTGACCAACGGCCTGGCTGAAGGCAATGGCCAGGCACTACGCGGCTGGTGGCTGCCGCATGCCGGCGCCGGCAACACCGTGCACCTGGGCATCAACCATGCCCGCCATGACCTGCCGGCCGACACCCTACGGCTACGTGCCCGCCCCAATGCCGACCTGGCTGATGTGCGCCTGATCGACACCGGCCGCCTGCCCGGCACCGACCGCCTGGCCACCACCGGGGTGGAGGCGCTGTGGCTGGCCGGGCCGTGGAAGCTGCAGGGCGAATACTTCACTGCCACCGGCAAACGCCAGGCCGGCGCCGATTTGGACAGCCACGGTGGCTACGCAAGCGCGGTCTACAACCTCGGCGGCCACGCCTGGAGCTACAGCGGCGGGGTTCCCTCCCCGCCCAAGGCCGGCTCGCTGGCCGGCGGGCTGTGGCAGCTCGGTGCCCGTTACGACCAGCTGGACCTGGATGACGGTACGGTGGCCGGCGGCAAGCAGCAGGCCCTGACCCTGGGCGTGAATTACTGGTACGGCGCCCATTCAAAATTCGCCCTGAACTGGGTCAAACTGCGCAGTGAGCGCTTCGATGCCGCCACCGGCAGCACGCTTTCCGATGATCCGGACATCCTCGAGGCGCGCATTCAGCTGTACTGGTAA
- the pstS gene encoding phosphate ABC transporter substrate-binding protein PstS has product MKLRTTGLAALSLAIALGLSACGGSQPPQGEQAGSSERISTEVSGAGASFIFPLVSKWSADYNAATGAKINYQSIGSGGGIAQIKAGTVDFGSSDKPLPSDELAAANLGQFPSAIGGVVPVVNLEGMAPGQLRLSGELLADIYLGKVTLWNDAAIAALNPELSLPAEKITLVHRSDGSGTTFNFTNYLSKVSSGWKDSVGEGTSVQWPAGVGGKGNEGVASYVKQIKGAIGYVELAYATQNAMPYASMRNADGNWVQPSAETFAAAAANADWANAADFNLVITNAAGANSWPITATNFMLMSKQPKDPARNQAALDFFKWAFHNGQAQANELHYVPLPAELVTQIEAYWAAEFSK; this is encoded by the coding sequence ATGAAATTGCGCACCACCGGCCTTGCTGCCCTTTCCCTGGCCATTGCCCTGGGCCTGTCGGCCTGTGGCGGCTCACAACCACCGCAAGGCGAACAGGCAGGCAGCAGCGAGCGCATCAGCACCGAAGTATCCGGTGCCGGCGCTTCCTTCATCTTCCCGCTGGTCTCCAAGTGGTCGGCCGATTACAACGCCGCCACCGGTGCCAAGATCAACTACCAGTCCATCGGTTCGGGCGGCGGCATCGCCCAGATCAAGGCCGGCACGGTGGACTTCGGCTCCTCCGACAAGCCGCTGCCCAGCGATGAGCTGGCCGCGGCCAACCTGGGCCAGTTCCCGTCGGCCATCGGCGGCGTGGTTCCGGTGGTCAACCTGGAAGGCATGGCCCCGGGCCAGCTGCGCCTGAGCGGCGAACTGCTGGCTGACATCTACCTGGGCAAGGTCACGTTGTGGAACGATGCGGCCATCGCCGCACTGAACCCGGAACTGTCCCTGCCGGCCGAGAAGATCACCCTGGTCCACCGCTCCGACGGTTCGGGCACCACCTTCAATTTCACCAACTACCTGTCCAAGGTCAGCAGCGGCTGGAAGGACAGCGTCGGCGAAGGCACTTCGGTGCAGTGGCCGGCCGGTGTCGGCGGCAAGGGCAACGAGGGCGTGGCCTCGTACGTGAAGCAGATCAAGGGCGCGATCGGCTATGTCGAACTGGCCTATGCCACCCAGAACGCGATGCCGTATGCCTCCATGCGCAATGCCGATGGCAACTGGGTCCAGCCCAGCGCCGAGACCTTCGCCGCCGCCGCGGCCAATGCCGACTGGGCCAATGCGGCCGACTTCAACCTGGTCATCACCAATGCGGCTGGTGCCAATTCCTGGCCGATCACCGCCACCAACTTCATGCTGATGAGCAAGCAGCCCAAGGATCCGGCGCGCAACCAGGCCGCACTGGATTTCTTCAAGTGGGCCTTCCACAACGGTCAGGCACAGGCCAACGAGCTGCACTACGTGCCGCTGCCGGCCGAACTGGTCACCCAGATCGAAGCCTACTGGGCGGCAGAGTTCAGCAAGTAA
- the pstC gene encoding phosphate ABC transporter permease subunit PstC, which yields MTSPSSTAAPSPNERRDARNDRIFRAILMTTVGLVLVALVCAALSMLWGGRHALASQGLSFFTSADWNPVENRFGALAPIYGTLVTAVIAMLIAVPVSFGIAFFLTEVAPRWLRGPVGTAVELLAGIPSIIYGMWGLFVLVPVMTEYVTPLLNDHLGTLPLVGVLFQGPPLGIGMLTAGFVLAIMVIPFISSVMREVFLTVPTRLKESAYALGSTRWEVTWDIVLPYTRSAVIGGIFLGLGRALGETMAVAFVIGNSVRLTPSLLEPGTTIAALIANDFGEATETYRSALLLLGFVLFIVTFVVLAIARLMLMRLSRKEGN from the coding sequence ATGACATCCCCCTCTTCTACCGCTGCACCGTCGCCAAACGAACGGCGCGATGCGCGCAATGACCGCATTTTCCGCGCGATCCTGATGACCACCGTGGGTCTGGTCCTGGTGGCGCTGGTCTGTGCGGCACTGTCCATGCTCTGGGGCGGGCGCCATGCGCTGGCCAGCCAGGGCCTGAGCTTTTTCACCTCGGCCGACTGGAATCCGGTCGAGAACCGGTTCGGCGCACTGGCACCGATCTACGGCACCCTGGTCACTGCCGTGATCGCGATGCTGATCGCGGTGCCGGTGTCCTTCGGCATTGCCTTCTTCCTGACCGAAGTGGCGCCGCGCTGGCTGCGCGGCCCGGTCGGCACCGCGGTGGAACTGCTGGCCGGCATCCCGTCGATCATCTACGGCATGTGGGGCCTGTTCGTGCTGGTGCCGGTGATGACCGAGTACGTCACCCCGCTGCTCAATGACCACCTCGGCACGCTGCCGCTGGTCGGCGTGCTGTTCCAGGGCCCGCCGCTGGGCATCGGCATGCTCACCGCCGGTTTCGTGCTGGCGATCATGGTGATCCCGTTCATTTCCTCGGTGATGCGCGAGGTGTTCCTGACCGTGCCGACCCGGCTGAAGGAATCGGCCTATGCGCTGGGCTCCACCCGCTGGGAAGTGACCTGGGACATCGTGCTGCCCTACACCCGCTCGGCGGTGATCGGCGGCATCTTCCTTGGCCTGGGCCGCGCCCTGGGCGAGACCATGGCGGTGGCCTTCGTGATCGGCAACTCGGTACGCCTGACGCCCTCGCTGCTGGAGCCGGGCACCACCATCGCCGCGCTGATTGCCAATGACTTTGGCGAAGCCACCGAAACCTACCGCTCGGCCCTGCTGCTGCTGGGCTTTGTCCTGTTCATCGTCACCTTCGTGGTGCTGGCCATCGCCCGCCTGATGCTGATGCGCCTGTCCCGCAAGGAGGGCAACTGA
- the pstA gene encoding phosphate ABC transporter permease PstA, with the protein MSTSSLYLRRRLANVLAIGLGCATALFGLFFLGWILWTLISRGLPGINWALFTQMTPAPMQEGGLANAFFGSAVMCALAIAIGTPLGVLAGTWLAEYGNARKAGTVVRFVNDILLSAPSIVLGLFVYTLYVMQTGGRFSAFAGALALAFIVLPVVIRTTDEMLRLVPSQMREAALSLGIPQWKVIVQVLYRSAAAGIVTGILLALARISGETAPLLFTAFGNQYWNSDVFAPMASVPVVMNQFAGSPYESWQVLAWAGALVLTLFVLLVSLTARGLLLRNRISHD; encoded by the coding sequence ATGTCCACGTCCTCGCTATACCTGCGCCGCCGCCTGGCCAATGTGCTGGCCATCGGCCTGGGCTGTGCCACGGCCCTGTTCGGCCTGTTCTTCCTGGGCTGGATCCTGTGGACCCTGATCAGCCGTGGCCTGCCCGGCATCAACTGGGCACTGTTCACCCAGATGACCCCGGCCCCGATGCAGGAAGGCGGCCTGGCCAATGCCTTCTTCGGCTCGGCAGTGATGTGCGCGCTGGCCATCGCCATCGGTACCCCGCTGGGCGTGCTGGCCGGTACCTGGCTGGCCGAGTACGGCAATGCGCGCAAGGCCGGCACGGTGGTGCGCTTTGTCAATGACATCCTGCTCTCGGCACCGTCGATCGTGCTGGGCCTGTTCGTCTACACCCTTTACGTGATGCAGACCGGCGGGCGTTTTTCCGCCTTTGCCGGTGCGCTGGCACTGGCCTTCATCGTGCTGCCGGTGGTGATCCGCACCACCGACGAGATGCTGCGCCTGGTGCCTTCGCAGATGCGCGAAGCGGCGCTGTCACTGGGGATCCCGCAGTGGAAGGTGATCGTGCAGGTGCTCTATCGCAGCGCCGCGGCCGGCATCGTCACCGGCATCCTGCTTGCGCTGGCGCGCATTTCCGGCGAGACCGCACCACTGCTGTTCACCGCCTTCGGCAACCAGTACTGGAACAGCGACGTGTTCGCGCCGATGGCCTCGGTGCCGGTGGTGATGAACCAGTTCGCCGGCAGCCCCTACGAATCGTGGCAGGTGCTGGCCTGGGCCGGCGCCTTGGTGCTGACCCTGTTCGTGCTGCTGGTCAGCCTGACCGCCCGTGGCCTGTTGCTGCGCAACCGCATCTCCCATGACTGA
- the pstB gene encoding phosphate ABC transporter ATP-binding protein PstB, whose amino-acid sequence MNNTSHSVPMQRINVPSHNGIVLPDAPVKLAARNLNFYYNGFHALKNINLDVPEKRVTALIGPSGCGKSTLLRIFNRIYNLYPKLEAKGEVLLDGENILAPKYPMSRLRSKVGMVFQKPVPFPMTIFENVAYGIRHHEKLSKAEMADRVEQALRQGALWDEVKDKLGQSALGLSGGQQQRLCIARAVALRPEVLLLDEPTSALDPISTSRIEQLVEELKSDYTILIVTHNMQQAARVSDYTAFMYLGDLIEHDRTEVIFSQPSKQQTEDYITGRFG is encoded by the coding sequence ATGAACAACACTTCCCACAGCGTGCCGATGCAGCGCATCAACGTGCCCAGCCACAACGGCATCGTGCTGCCGGATGCACCGGTCAAGCTGGCTGCGCGCAACCTGAACTTCTACTACAACGGCTTCCATGCGCTGAAGAACATCAACCTGGATGTGCCGGAAAAGCGCGTCACCGCGCTGATCGGCCCGTCCGGCTGCGGCAAGTCGACCCTGCTGCGCATCTTCAACCGCATCTACAACCTGTATCCGAAGCTGGAAGCCAAGGGCGAGGTGCTGCTGGACGGGGAGAACATCCTGGCGCCCAAGTACCCGATGAGCCGCCTGCGCTCCAAGGTCGGCATGGTGTTCCAGAAGCCGGTGCCGTTCCCGATGACCATCTTCGAGAACGTCGCCTACGGCATCCGCCACCACGAGAAGCTGTCCAAGGCCGAGATGGCCGACCGGGTCGAACAGGCGCTGCGCCAGGGCGCGCTGTGGGACGAGGTCAAGGACAAGCTGGGCCAGAGCGCGCTGGGGCTGTCCGGCGGCCAGCAGCAGCGCCTGTGCATCGCCCGTGCGGTGGCCCTGCGCCCGGAGGTGCTGCTGCTGGACGAGCCCACCTCGGCGCTGGACCCGATCTCCACCAGCCGCATCGAACAGCTGGTGGAAGAACTCAAGAGCGATTACACCATCCTGATCGTCACCCACAACATGCAGCAGGCCGCGCGCGTGTCCGATTACACCGCCTTCATGTACCTGGGCGACCTGATCGAGCATGACCGCACCGAGGTGATCTTCTCCCAGCCCAGCAAGCAGCAGACCGAGGATTACATCACCGGCCGCTTCGGCTGA
- the phoU gene encoding phosphate signaling complex protein PhoU: protein MTMPNEHIVKSYDEELQRLTQEITRMGRMAVAQLESALDVIERFDPLAAERIIANDVEIDALEQSIAHDVMRLALRGPLARDLREILVGVRVPAELERIGDHAANVAKRSRVLAQMPPANQPTPPQIQGLRAVGKLAASQVLRAIDAYEKRDVQAAMAMREDDARLDALYTALFRELLTYMMEDPRNITSCTHLLFMAKNLERVGDHATNIAENVWFLVHGDQPLPPREKRDGTSAAGTN from the coding sequence ATGACCATGCCCAACGAGCACATCGTCAAGAGCTACGACGAAGAACTGCAACGCCTGACCCAGGAAATCACCCGCATGGGCCGGATGGCCGTAGCCCAGCTGGAATCGGCACTGGATGTGATCGAACGTTTCGACCCGCTCGCAGCCGAACGGATCATCGCCAATGATGTCGAGATCGATGCCCTGGAGCAGTCCATTGCCCATGACGTGATGCGGCTGGCGCTGCGCGGCCCGCTGGCGCGTGACCTGCGCGAGATCCTGGTCGGCGTGCGGGTGCCTGCCGAGCTGGAGCGGATTGGCGACCACGCGGCCAATGTGGCCAAGCGCTCGCGGGTGCTGGCGCAGATGCCGCCGGCCAACCAGCCGACCCCGCCGCAGATCCAGGGGCTGCGCGCGGTCGGCAAGCTGGCCGCCAGCCAGGTGCTGCGCGCCATTGATGCCTACGAAAAGCGCGATGTGCAGGCGGCCATGGCCATGCGCGAGGACGATGCCCGGCTCGATGCGCTGTATACCGCGCTGTTCCGCGAGCTGTTGACCTACATGATGGAAGACCCGCGCAACATCACCTCCTGCACCCACCTGCTGTTCATGGCCAAGAACCTGGAACGGGTTGGCGACCACGCCACCAACATCGCCGAGAACGTGTGGTTCCTGGTCCACGGCGACCAGCCGCTGCCGCCCCGCGAAAAAAGGGACGGAACCAGCGCGGCCGGAACCAACTGA
- the rnt gene encoding ribonuclease T has translation MSETSETPPLAADVIPMSRRFRGFLPVVVDVETGGFDWNRHALLEIAAVPIEMDENGILFPGQTASAHVIPAPGTEIDPRSLEVTGIILDHPFRLAKPEREALDHIFTPVRAAMKKYGCQRAILVGHNAHFDLSFLNATVARVDHKRNPFHPFSVFDTVTLAGIAYGQTVLARAVQAAGFEWDAEEAHSAVYDTEQTAKLFCKIANAWPR, from the coding sequence ATGTCCGAAACCAGTGAAACCCCGCCGTTGGCGGCTGATGTGATCCCGATGTCGCGGCGCTTCCGTGGCTTCCTGCCGGTGGTGGTGGACGTGGAGACCGGCGGTTTCGACTGGAACCGGCACGCCCTGCTGGAAATTGCCGCGGTACCGATCGAGATGGACGAGAACGGCATCCTGTTCCCGGGCCAGACCGCCAGCGCGCATGTCATCCCGGCGCCGGGCACCGAGATCGACCCGCGCTCGCTGGAAGTGACCGGCATCATCCTCGACCACCCGTTCCGGCTGGCCAAGCCCGAGCGCGAGGCGCTGGACCACATCTTCACCCCGGTGCGTGCGGCGATGAAGAAGTACGGCTGCCAGCGCGCGATCCTGGTCGGGCACAACGCGCATTTCGACCTGAGCTTCCTCAACGCCACCGTGGCGCGAGTCGACCACAAGCGCAATCCGTTCCATCCCTTCAGCGTGTTCGACACGGTGACCCTGGCCGGCATCGCCTATGGCCAGACCGTGCTCGCCCGTGCCGTGCAGGCCGCCGGCTTCGAGTGGGACGCCGAGGAAGCGCACAGCGCGGTCTACGACACCGAGCAGACCGCGAAACTGTTCTGCAAGATCGCCAACGCCTGGCCGCGCTGA